DNA sequence from the Dromaius novaehollandiae isolate bDroNov1 chromosome 36, bDroNov1.hap1, whole genome shotgun sequence genome:
CCAGGTCTGGACccatggaggggagcaggatgcGGCCCAGAGGGGTCCCggtgccccacggcgacccacagcgacccacggggccccccggagccccctAAGACCCATAgagtggggcaggatgggagccggggggggtcctggtgccccacggagccccccaggacccatagagtggggcaccgtggggacagagccccccccgccccagtgcaTCATGGGATGGCGGCCGTGGGGGGTGGGACCTGAGCCCCAGAGCATCATGGGAAGCCCACCAGGAAGCGggacctccaccccagagcatcACGGGCCACCCCAGGGCATCGTGGGAGGCTTGCCGTGGGGCAGGATCGCTGGCCCAGTGCATCATGGGAAACCCCGGTGCATCCTGGGCCACCCCAAAACATCATGGGCTGCCCCAGAGCATCATGGGAAGCCCCCTGGGGGGCTGGACCTCCATCCCGTGGCACCATGGGACACCCTGGGGCATCATGGGAAGCCCGAGGGTATCAtgggctgccccagggcatcatgggaAGCTCACCAGGGAGCAGGATTGCTGCCCCGGGGCATCATGGGAAGCTCACCAGGGAGCAGGATTGCTGCCCCGGGGCATCATGGGAAGGCCCAGGGCATCATAGGCTACCCCAGAGCATCATTGGaagccccagggcatcatgggCTGCCCCAGAGCATCATGGGAAGCCTGCTGGGGGGGCAGGACCTCCACCCCAGGGCACCATGGGTtgccccagggcatcatgggctgccccagggcatcatgggaGGCTCACCAGGGAGCAGGATCGctgccccagggcatcatgggaAGCCCCAGGGCACCGTGAGCCACCCCAGAGCATTGTGGGAAGCCCCAGAGCATCATAGGCTGCCCCAGAGCATCATGGGAAGCCTGCTGGAGGGCAGAACCTCCATCCCGGGGCACCGtgggctgccccagggcatcatgggaAGCTCACCAGGGAGCAGGATTGCTGCCCCGGGGCATCATGGGAAGCCCCAGAGCATCATGGGCTGCCCCAAAGCATCATGGGAAACCCCAGCGCATCATAGGCTGCCCCAGAGCATCATGGGAAACCCCCTGAGGGgcaagacctccaccccagggcaccgtgggctgccccagggcatcatgggaAGCTCACCAGGGAGCAGGATTGCTGCCCCGGGGCATCATGGGAAACCCCAAGGCATCATAGGCTGCCCCAAAGCATCATGGGAAGCCTGCTGGGGGGCAGGACCTCCATCCCAGGGCACCGTGGGCTGCTCCAGGGCATCATGGGAAGCTCACCAGGAAGCAGGATCGCTGCCCCGGGGCATCATGGGAAGCCCCAGAGCATCATGGGCTACCCCAAAGCATCATGGGCTGCCCCAAAGTGTCATGGGAAGCCTGCTGGGGGGGCGGGACCTCCACCCCAGGGCACCAtgggctgccccagggcatcatgggaAGCTCACCAGGGAGCAGGATCGCTGCCCCGGGGCATCATGGgaagccccagggcatcataggctGCCCCAGAGCATCATGGGAAGCCCCAGAGCACCATGGGCTGCCCCAGAGCATCATGGGAAGCCCCCTGAGGAGCAAGATCTCCACCCCAGGGCACTGtgggctgccccagggcatcatgggaagcccgctgggggggcggggcctccatCCCGGGGCACTGTGGGCCGCCCTGGTGCATCATGGGAAGCCCCGGGGCATCATGGGCCACCCCAGAGCACCCCGGGAAGCCCCGGTGCATCGTGGGCCGCACCTTGCACCTGCTCCATGCGCCGCAGCGTCcgctccacctcctcctccagcagcgcctCGGCGTCGCCGGGGCCCCCGTCGCCACGGCGACCGTCGCCGGGGTCCCCGTCACCGTCGCCGGGGTCGCCGTCGCCGCGGTGACCGTCGCCGTGGCGACCGCCGTCGCCGCCCCGCAGCCGGTCCCGGAAGCGGTAGAGCTCCGCCACCAGCTCCTGAGGGGGGaacggaggggcccaggcgtccggggcggctCCCCACtctccgaggggcccaggcgtccggggttccccctcccccaaagggcccaggcgtccgggactgcttccctccccctcccaccaaagggcccaggcgtccggggctccctccccctcccactaaagggcccaggcgtccggggctccctcccccctcccaagggcccaggcgtccgggactgCTCCCTCcacaaagggcccaggcgtccgaggctccctcccccctccaaagGGCCCAGGTATCCGGgactgcttccctccccccccaactaaagggcccaggcgtccaggactgcttccctcccccccccaaagggcccaggcgtccggggctgctccctcccccccctcactgaggggcccaggcgtccggggctccctccccccccccactaaagggcccaggcgtccggggctccctccctccccccccaaagggcccaggcgtccggggctgctccctcccccctccccgaggggcccaggcgtccgggccggcgccgcccccACCTCGAGCACCCGCAGCGCCTCGGCGTCACCGTcgccttcatcctcctcctcccccgccgccgcctccgccgccgccgccgccgccgggggctccggctccgccgccgccgccatgactgcgccgggccccgccccttccgcccggccccgccccgccccttccgccgcgccgccccccccccaccggctGCGCGCGCAGCccggtcccgccccccccccccccacaccgccGGCTGCCAgcgctctggccccgccccctcccgcccgggccccgccccctccgcttcccgccctccccgccgggccccgcccctccgctaggccccgccccctccccgccggctgcGCGCGCAGCGCCGctttcgcccccccccccccgcttcccgccctccccgccgggccccgccccctccctccctccctgactccgccccctccctcccccggtCCCCGCCCCCTCCATTCCCCGCCCTCCCcatctggccccgccccctccctccctggccccgccccctcccccatgcccccgcccccctctccgCGCTCACGTGACCCACACGTGCACGTGACCCCCCCCTCCGTGCGGCCCCGCCCCctagcggcggcggggggcggggcagccggggggcggggccggctcgcccccccccggggagccgAAGGGGAAGaagccgccgccccccgcgggggggggggaggccccgaAGAGGGGGCCCAGGGCGCCCGGCGGCGTCGCCACGGTGACCGCgcctgttggggggggggacacgcgtcacCGGCCGCCATCTTACCCCCCCCACACATGGCAGCCACCATGCGACCTACCGCCATGGTGGCCGCCATTGTACCCCCCCCAACATGGCGGCCACCATTGGACCTACCACCATGGTGGCCCCCATTGTACCCCCCCAACATGGCGGCCACCATTGGACCTACCACCATGGCGGCCCCCATTGTACCCCCCCCAACATGGCAGCCACCATTGGACCTACCACCATGGTGGCCCCCATTGTACCCCCCCCAACATGGCGGCCACCATTGGACCTACCACCATGGTGGCCCCCATTGTACCCCCCCCAACATGGCGGCCACCATTGGACCTACCACCACGGTGGCCCCCATTGTACCCCCCCCCGACATGGCAGCCACCTTTGTGACCCGCCAAAATGGCGGCCGCCATCTTACCCCCCCCAAAATGGCGGCTGCCATTGGACCTACCGCCATGGTGGCCGCCATCTTACCCCCTGACATGGCGGCCACCATTGTTCTCCCCCCAATATGGCAGCCACcattgtccccccccccccccaacatgtcGGCCACCATTGTAGCCCCCACCATGGTGGCCACCATCTTAACCCCTGCCACGGTGGCCACCATCTTACCCATGGTGGCCACCATCGTACCGTCATGGCGGCTGCCACTGTAGCCCCCGTCATGGTGGCCGCCATGTTACCCCTCCTCCACGGAGGCCGCCATCTTACCCACTGCGACTGCCAGCCCACCCACTACCGCGGCAGCCATCTTACCCCTTCCCCGTGGCGGCAGccatcttcccttcccccagcGGCCATGTTGCCCATGGTGGCAGCCATCTTGTCCCTTCCCCGTGGCAGCCATCTTGCCCTTCCCATGGCGGCCATCTTGCCCCCTCCCTACGGCGGCCATCTTGCCCATGACCCATGGCAGCCATCTTGCCCCTTCCCTACGGCAGCCATTTTCCCTCTACCCCGCAGCAGCcatcttctccttctccacctccacagTTCCTTTTCCCCACGGCGGCCATCTTGCCCTTCCCCACGGCAGCCATCTTGCCCCTTCCCCATGGCGGCCATCTTGCCCCTTCCTCACAGCAACCATCTTCTCTTTCTCCACAGTCCCCCTTCCCCGTGGCGGCCATCTTGCCCTCTCCCCACGGCAGCCATCTTCTTCTCTACACTCCCCCTTGCCCAACGGCGGCCATCTTGCCCCTTCCCCACAGCCACCGCCCTCTCCTTCTCCACAGTCCTTCCTTCCCCGCGGCGGCCatctccccccttccccaccgGCGGCCATCTTGCCCCTTCCTCACAGCAACCATCTTCTCTTTCTCCACAGTCCCCCTTCCCCGTGACGGCCATCTTGCCCTCTCCCCACCGGCAGCCATCTTCTTCTCTACACTCCCCCTTGCCCAACGGCGGCCATCTTGCCCCTTCCCCACAGCCACCGCCCTCTCCTTCTCCACAGTCCTTCCTTCCCCGCGGCGGCCatctccccccttccccgccgGCGGCCATCTTGCCCCTTccccgcgccgcgcggcgccgcctccTCACCGGCGGGCAGGCCGGCGGCGGGCAGCTCGCGCCCGGCGGCGGCCACGTTGCGGAGGCGCAGCCCGTCGTAGAGGCCCTGCAGCCGCTGGTACTGGCGGTTGCGCTCCAGCAGGCGCTCGGAGAGGGCGCTGAACTTGCCCTGGTACTCCTCCAGCAGCCGCTTCAGCGCCGCCACCTCGctgcgcagcgccgccgcctccgcctccttGCCCTGCAGCCGCTGGGCGCAGGCCCGCTCCGCTTGCCGCAGCCGCCCCTCCGCCTGCCCGAAGGCGTACTCCTGGTAGAGCCGCTCCTGCTGCACCTGCAAAAGGGAcggcggggcgagggggcggGGAAGGAGGGCGCAAAATGGCCGCCGGGAGGAAGAAGGGCGCAAAATGGCCGccgggaggaggaagaagggtgCAAAATGGACACTGGGAGGACGAAGAACGGCGCAAAACGGCCACTGGGAGGAAGAACGGGACAAAATGGAGGCCGGGAGGAAGACGAAGGGTGCAAAATGGCCGCCGGGAGGAAGAAGGGCGCAAAAAGCACAACGGGAGAAAGAAGGGGGGCACAAAATGGCCGCcgggaggaagaagaagggcacAAAACGGCCACTGGGAGGAAGAACGGGACAAAATGGAGGCCGGGAGGAAGACGAAGGGTGCAAAATGGACAACGggagcaaaaagaaaggcacaaaaTGGACAacgggaggaggaaggagaacaCGAAATGGAGGCCAGGAGGAAGAAGGGTACAAAATGGCCGCCGGGAGGAAGAAGGAGGGCACAAGATGGACGCCGCGAGAAAGAAGGGCACAAAACGGACAACGTGAGGAAGAAGAAGGGTACAAAATGGCTGACAGGAGGAAGAAGGAGGGCACAAGATGGACGCCGCGAGAAAGAAGGGCACAAAACGGACAACGTGAGGAAGAAGAAGGGCACAAAATGGCCACTGGGAGAAAGaacaaaggcagaaaagggaCAGCAGGAGCAAGAAGGGCACAAAATGGACACCAGGAGGAAGACGAAGGGCACAAAATGGCTGCCGGGAGAAAGAAGGGGACAAAATGGACACTGGGAGAAAGAAGAAGGGCAGAAAATGGCCACCGGGAGGAAGAAGGGCACAAAACGGACGCcgggaggaagaagaagggcacAAAATGGCCGCCACGAGGAAGAAGGGCACAAAATAGACgctgggaggaagaagaagggcgCAAAATGGGCACCGCGAGGAAAAAGGACAcaaaatggccacggggagggaGAAGGGCACAAAATGGAGGccaggaggaagaagaagggcacAAAATGGACAACGGGAGAAAGAAGAAGGGCACAAAATGGACgctgggaagaaaaagaagagtacAAAATGGACGCCAGAAGAAAGAAAGGCACAAAATAGATGCCAGGAGAAAGAAGAAGGGCACAAAACGGCTGccaggaaggagaagaagggcACAAAATGGCCACGGGAGAAAGAACAAGGGCACAAAATGGCCactgggaggaagaagaagggcacAAAATGGCCACGGGAGAAAGAACAAGGGCACAAAATGGCCactgggaggaagaagaagggcacAAAATGGACAGCAGGAAAAAGGGCACAAAACGGCCGCcgggaggaagaagaagggcacAAAATGGACAGCAGGAAAAAGGGCACAAAACGGCCGCcgggaggaagaagaagggcacaaaacgaacaatgggaaaaagaaaaagggcacaaaatggctgctgggagggagaagaagggcACAAAATGGCCACGGGAGAAAGAACAAGGGCACAAAATGGCcactgggaggaagaagaggggcaCAAAATGGACAGCAGGAAAAAGGGCACAAAACGGCCGCcgggaggaagaagaagggcacaaaacgaacaatgggaaaaagaaaaagggcacaaaatggctgctgggagggagaagaagggcACAAAATGGCCACGGGAGAAAGAACAAGGGCACAAAATGGCCactgggaggaagaagaagggcacAAAATGGACAGCAGGAAAAAGGGCACAAAACGGCCGCcgggaggaagaagaagggcacaaaacgaacaatgggaaaaagaaaaagggcacaaaatggctgctgggagggagaagaagggcACAAAATGGCCACGGGAGAAAGAACAAGGGCACAAAATGGCcactgggaggaagaagaggggcaCAAAATGGACAGCAGGAAAAAGGGCACAAAACGGCCGCcgggaggaagaagaagggcacaaaacgaacaatgggaaaaagaaaaagggcacAAAATGGCCgctgggagggagaagaagggcACAAAATGGCCACCGGGAGGGGAAAGGTCACAAAACGGCCGCCTGGAGGGAGAAAAAGGGCACAAAACGGCTGCCGGGAGGAAGAAGGGCACAAAACGGACAACGGGACGGAGAAGCAGGAGGGCACAAGATGGCCGCGGCGGCTCACCTGGTAGCTCCAGAAGGCCAGGGCGCGGGAGCTGATGTCGAGCACCACCTCGGGCCGCAGGCCGGCCAGCACCATGGCCTTGTACTCCTCCGAGGGGCTGAGCTCGGTGCGCACGATGTCCAGCTTGCCGGCCAGGGCGCTGCCGCAGGCCGGGCAGATGGCGGGCGAGCGGCTGAACTCGCCGCTGCCGTGGGGGTCGCAGAAGACGTGCGAGCAGGCCGTCACCCAGGCGTAGCCCCCCAGCTTGGCCCGGCACTTGCGGTAGTTGCACAGCAGCAGGTCCTCGCACAGCGCCATGGCGGCTGCCGAGAGGGCGCGGCGGGGggtggccccccccccgggggggggtcagggcgggcgccgtggggcgagacggggtggggggagggtgagggatgtggggcgccgtggggggaGACGGGTGGGATCAATGTGGGGGGCCCAAGGCGGGTGCTGTAGGGCTCAAAATGGCCGCTGTGCGGCTCAAAATGGCCACTGTGGGGCTCAAAATGCCTGCTATGGGACTCAAGCTGGCCACCATGGGGCGAAATGGGTGGGGAAAGGGTGAGTAATGTGGGGTCAAGGTGGCCGCCGTGGGGGGAGATGGACTGGGGACGCATGACCAATGTGGGGGGCTCGAGGCGGGTGCTGTGGGGCTCAAAATGGCTGCTGTGGGGCTCAAAATGGCCGCCATGGGGCTAAAGGTGGCTGCCATGGGGTGAGATGGGTGGGGAAAGGGTCAGTAATGTGGGGCTCAAGGCAGGCGCCGTGGGGGGAGATGGGCCAGGGGAGCGTAACCAATGTGGGGGGCTCGAGGCGGGTGCTGTGGGGCTCAAAATGGCTGCTGTGGGGCTCAAGGTGGCCGCCATGGGGCAAGATGGGTGGGGAAAGGGTCAGTAATGTGGGGCTCAAAGCGGGCACCGTGGGGGGAGATGGGCTGGGGACGCACGACCAATGTGGGGGGCCCAAGGCAGCTGCCATAGGGCTCAAAATGGCTGCTGTGGGGCTCAAagcggctgctgtggggctcAAAATGGCTGCTGTGGGGCTCAATGTGGCCGCCATGGCGCAAGATGGGTGGGGAAAGGGTGAGTGATGTGGGGCTCAAAGCGGGCACCGTGGGGGGAGATGGGCTGGGGACGCACGACCAATGTGGGGGGCCCAAGGCAGCTGCCATAGGGCTCAAAATGGCTGCTGTGGGGCTCAAagcggctgctgtggggctcaaagcggctgctgtggggctcAAAATGGCCGCTGTGGGGCTCAAGGTAGCTGCCATGGGGCGAAATGGGTGGGGAAAGGGTGACTAATGTGGGGCTCAAGGCGGGCGCCGTGGGGTGAGATGGGCCGGGGACGCATAACCAATGTGGGGGGCTCGAGGCGGCCGCCGTGGGGCTCAAAATGGCCGCTGTGGGGCTCGAGGTGGCCGCCGTGGGGCTGAAGGCAGCCGCCCTACCTCAGCGCAGAGCAGGGGGGAAGCAGCAAAAGCGGCGGCGAAGGCGCTGCCGCTTCCTCGGCGCCCTCGTCGCGGAGGCGCCGCGCTTCTCTCCTCACAGCGAAAAGGCGGGAAAGCGCCGGCGGCTACTGCgcaggcgccgccgcggcgcttcCCGCCCTCGGCGCGcctcaccccccccccgcgccgccctgtGCGcatgcgcccccccccccccggccgctgccccacCCCGCTCTGCGCATGCGCCACCCTGTAACGGCTCTTCCCGCCCAAACCCTGAGGCGAAGCGGAACGAACCATCGCGGTGGGGGGGGTAGGGAGGGAAAAGCGGAATAAAAGCGGccaaaagaaggcagaaaaacgGCAAAATCGGTTAAAAAATTAGGAATTTATTGGAAAAAAGGTGAGTTCCGCTCGTCGCTCCGCCGCGCCGGAGAGGATGGTTCCGCctcagcgccgccgcgggccgcacctgaaggggggggaaaggagggaaatgggaagcggcggcagcgcccaaagcgccgccggctccggctccggctccggctcctcaGCGCTTGTGCGACCCCGCAAAAttcgccccggcccccgccgggaGCGGCGGCCTCGCCGCGGCCGGGCGAGTGAAGGAAAAGCCGCGCGGTGTTGCTCTGCGACGCCGCCAAACCCCGGCGCCCACGGctcgcggcggcggggggaacGCGGGTCGCCCCCCGCGTGGGGACAGGGGGGTTGCGGGAAGGCAGGGGGGAGCGTTACCTGCGCGGCCAACGCTGCtgctccgctcccgccgccgccgcggcgcgcacTGAAATGGCGGCCGAGCGCCCGGGGGAAGGGGAGCGGCGCGCGTGACGTCGGCGCGGCCCCATTGGTcggcgcgcgggggcgggccCACGTGGGCcattccctcccccctccctccaggCGCCTTCCCTTTGGCGCCGTATGCAAATCTGCGCGCTCCCATTGGCTGCGACGCTGCGCGCTttggcggcgggagggggcggggttATGCAAATTAACCCGCGGGGAACACAAGCCAGAGCCCTGCCGGGGGCGTGGTTTGCAAGGGGGCGGGGCTTAGAGGGCCAAGCCCTGGGGAAGAAGCCCAGGGAGGGGGCGGAGCTTGCTGGAGACCGAGCGCTGCCATTGGCGAGTGGCAGCTGAAGGGGGCGGGGCTTCAGAGGAGcccaccccccccagcactgGGGTGGGCGCTGAGGTGGGCGGGGCTTGCCATGTACCATTAGGGGGAATGAGCCGAGGTGGGCGTGGCTTGCTGGTGGGCGTGGCCTCCCCAgacactcccccccccaaaatgaatCAACAGAGACTGGGGAGAGAACCAGCCTTTATTACCCagcggagggggcgtggcctgccgcCGAGAAGGGGCGTGGCCTGCCGCAGAAACACGCTGCTTTGGTGCCGACATGGGGCGTGGCCTGCCGCCgaaagggggcgtggcctgccaCCGAGACAGGCCCGTGTTCTGCCGCTGGAAGTGGGCGTGGCCTGCCGCCgaaagggggcgtggcctgcttGCACGAAGCACTCGGGCTGCCGCCGAAAGGGGCCGTGTTGCCGCTGGAAGTGGGCGTGGCTTGCCGCCgaaagggggcgtggcctgccaCCCAAACCAGCTTGCTTGCTGAGAGGGGCGTGGCCTGCCGCCGAAAGGGGGCGTGGCCACAACGCACAGGACAACAAGGCAGTAGACAGCGCAGATCCGAAGGGGGGGGCGGGCTTCCTCGCCGGGGTGGGCGTGGCCTCGGGGGGGCGTGACCTGCCGCcgagagggggcgtggcctgccgcccagagggggcgtggccacaaCGCGCAGGACACCAAGGCAGTAGACAGCGCAGATCCGAAGGGGGGGCGTGGCCTcggggggcgtggcctgccgccgagagggggcgtggccagcacCCACAGAACACCAAGGCAGTAGACAAAGCAGATTCGAAAGGGGGGGGCCTTCCTCGCCGGGGGGGCGTGGCCtcgagggggcgtggcctgccgcCGAGAGGGGGTGTGGCCTGCCGCcgagagggggcgtggccacaaCGCACAGGACACCAAGGCAGTAGACAGCGCAGATCCGGAAGGGGGGGGGCCTTCCTCGCCGGGGGGCGTGGCctcagggggcgtggcctgccgccgagagggggcgtggcctgccgccgagagggggcgtggccagcacCCACAGAACACCAAGGCAGTAGACAGCGCAGATCCGAAAGGGGGGGGGCTTCCTCGCGGGGGGGGCGTGGCctcagggggcgtggcctgccgcagagagggggcgtggcctgccgccgagagggggcgtggccacaaTGCATAGGACACCGAGGCAGTAGACAGCGCAGATccgaggttgggggggggggggggttcccttgccagggggcgtggcctcgagggggcgtggcctcagGGGGGCGTGGCCTCAGGGGGCGTGGCCTCAGGGGGGCGTGTCCCAGCGCAGGAAGTAGACGCGGCCCCAGGCGTCGCccagggccaggccgggccgggggccgggccggggctccaggCAGCTCACGGGGCCGGCGCAGGCGAAATGagccagctgggggggggggcgtggcctcgtcaagccacgccccctcccaagccccgccccccgcttAGGCCCCGCCCACACTCAccggagcgccgccgccgccggggagccaGACCCGGACGCGGCCGTCGGCGCCGCCCGTCGCCACCGCGGGGCCCTCGAGGGCGGCCAGGGCCGTGGCGGAGCCGCCGTGCACctgccgcccggacgcctgggtccctcggacgcctgggcccctcacgcccgcggcccccccgacccccaaccccccccccccccccgcggggcccttTATGGGGGGGGGGATTCGCTGCTGGCTCGTATAGGGGttgggcggggggggtggggggtgacccggacgcctgggcccctcccggatgcccccgcctggacgcctgggcccctcccggacgcctgggtccctcccggacgcctgggcccctcacccccgaccccccccccggggccctttatggggggggggggattcgcTGCTGGCTCGTATAGGGGttgggcggggggggtgggggtgacccggacgcctgggcccctcccggacgcctgggcccctccccaaggcacccggacgcctgggcccctccctggggCAGCCAATAGGGGAGGGGGGATTCGCTGCTGGCTCGTATAGGGGTTgggtggggggggttgggggtgacccggacgcctgggcccttcccggacccctcccggacgcctgggcccctccccaaggcacccggacgcctgggcccctccctggggCAGCCAATAGGGGAGGAGGGATTCGCTGCTGGCTCGTATAGGGGTTGGGcgggggggttcccggacgcctgggcccctcccggacccctcccggacgcctgggtccctcggacgcctgggcccctcacccccgaccccccccggggccctttatgggggggggggggattcgcTGCTGGCTCGTATAGGGGTTGGGcgggggggttcccggacgcctgggcccttcccggacccctcccggacgcctgggcccctcccggacgcctgggcccctcccggacacctgggcccctccccaaggcacccggacgcctgggcccctccctgagGCAGCCAATAGGGGAGGGGGGATTCGCTGCTGGCTCGTATAGGGGTTgggtggg
Encoded proteins:
- the CCNB1IP1 gene encoding E3 ubiquitin-protein ligase CCNB1IP1, whose amino-acid sequence is MALCEDLLLCNYRKCRAKLGGYAWVTACSHVFCDPHGSGEFSRSPAICPACGSALAGKLDIVRTELSPSEEYKAMVLAGLRPEVVLDISSRALAFWSYQVQQERLYQEYAFGQAEGRLRQAERACAQRLQGKEAEAAALRSEVAALKRLLEEYQGKFSALSERLLERNRQYQRLQGLYDGLRLRNVAAAGRELPAAGLPAGAVTVATPPGALGPLFGASPPPAGGGGFFPFGSPGGGEPAPPPGCPAPRRR